One genomic segment of Paenibacillus xylanexedens includes these proteins:
- a CDS encoding carbohydrate ABC transporter permease: MIKKFVYSQKVAPYVFVLPFILIFLVFWFFPLVNSFVMSFQDRMLGQDPKWIGGANYSKLLTDKVFLTSIKNSIVYMLGTLVLLIPFPMLFAVMINSKLMMGREFFKSSFFLPALTSVAVAGTIFRLTFGEMEGSLMNSFLGLFGVEPIKFLKDGNWSMAALLILACWRWTGVNMLYYLSGLKSIDNEYYEAASIDGASAWQKFRTITMPLLKPTTVYVTTISVYAGLAMFTESLMMFNGNKSPQNIGLTIVGYLYRQGIEQNKLGYAAAVGIVLLVIAMVINLTQLKFSGMFKKEED; this comes from the coding sequence ATGATAAAGAAATTTGTATACTCTCAAAAAGTTGCACCTTATGTTTTTGTATTGCCATTTATACTCATATTTTTGGTATTCTGGTTTTTTCCGCTTGTAAATTCATTCGTAATGAGCTTTCAAGATAGGATGCTGGGACAGGATCCTAAATGGATTGGAGGAGCAAATTATTCGAAATTACTCACTGATAAAGTGTTTTTGACATCTATTAAAAATAGCATTGTGTACATGTTAGGAACCTTAGTGCTGTTGATTCCTTTTCCCATGTTATTCGCCGTTATGATCAACAGTAAGTTAATGATGGGAAGAGAGTTTTTTAAATCTTCTTTCTTTCTCCCTGCATTGACATCTGTCGCAGTTGCGGGTACCATTTTCCGCCTTACATTCGGTGAGATGGAAGGTTCATTAATGAACAGTTTCCTAGGTCTATTTGGTGTAGAGCCTATCAAATTTTTGAAAGACGGAAATTGGAGTATGGCAGCACTGTTAATCCTCGCATGTTGGAGATGGACAGGCGTTAATATGCTTTACTATCTATCGGGTTTGAAAAGCATTGACAATGAATATTATGAGGCTGCTTCAATTGACGGTGCATCTGCTTGGCAGAAGTTTAGAACGATCACAATGCCATTATTGAAGCCGACCACGGTATATGTTACCACAATTAGTGTTTATGCAGGTTTAGCAATGTTTACCGAGAGCCTGATGATGTTCAACGGTAACAAATCACCCCAAAATATTGGCTTAACCATTGTTGGATATCTGTATAGACAAGGGATTGAGCAGAATAAGCTGGGTTACGCAGCTGCAGTTGGTATCGTTCTGTTAGTCATTGCTATGGTTATCAATTTAACGCAGTTGAAATTTAGTGGAATGTTCAAAAAGGAGGAGGATTAA
- a CDS encoding carbohydrate ABC transporter permease, giving the protein MSRIVIICLFIILFVIIMIPFYAVALSSFKPGESLVRYGLNLSLDFEIMSFDNFIFLFTGEHDYFVWFWNSMILTIVQVVLTLFVSAFVAYGFAAYHFKGKNFLFICVLLIMMVPFEILLVPLYSLINDLGMVNSYSAIILPGIANAATIFFFRQYLRSIPKEIIQSGRVDGANEYAIYFRLIMPIMKPSFAAMAILNGMNSWNNLLWPFMVLGDQSKYTLPIGLKTLLTPYGNNYDLLIVGSFFSIIPIFILFIAFQKYFIDGMTAGAVKG; this is encoded by the coding sequence ATCTCTAGAATAGTAATTATTTGTTTATTCATTATACTATTCGTTATAATTATGATCCCATTCTACGCAGTGGCCCTATCTTCCTTTAAACCAGGTGAATCATTAGTTAGATATGGACTTAACCTAAGTTTGGATTTTGAAATCATGAGTTTTGATAATTTCATCTTTCTGTTTACTGGAGAACATGATTATTTTGTTTGGTTTTGGAACAGTATGATTTTAACAATCGTTCAAGTGGTTTTAACACTTTTTGTAAGCGCATTTGTTGCATATGGTTTTGCAGCATATCATTTTAAAGGTAAGAACTTCCTCTTTATATGTGTTTTGCTCATTATGATGGTGCCTTTCGAAATACTGCTGGTTCCTTTGTACAGCCTAATTAATGATTTGGGAATGGTGAATAGCTATTCGGCAATCATTCTGCCCGGTATAGCCAATGCCGCGACAATATTTTTCTTCAGGCAATATTTACGAAGCATACCCAAAGAGATTATTCAATCTGGGCGGGTTGATGGCGCAAACGAGTATGCGATTTATTTCAGACTAATTATGCCGATTATGAAGCCATCGTTTGCAGCAATGGCCATATTGAATGGTATGAATAGCTGGAATAATCTATTGTGGCCATTCATGGTGCTGGGAGATCAGAGTAAATATACACTTCCAATCGGTTTGAAAACGTTGTTAACTCCTTATGGCAATAACTATGACTTATTGATCGTGGGCTCCTTCTTCTCCATCATTCCAATTTTCATATTATTCATTGCTTTTCAGAAATATTTCATAGACGGTATGACTGCAGGCGCTGTTAAAGGGTAA
- a CDS encoding glycoside hydrolase family 43 protein has product MEIQQRASHDIQPLIEQRADPFIYRHSDGYYYFVASVPEYDRIEIRRAQNLEKLVTSTPVVIWRKRENGILSANIWAPELHFIDNKWYVYFAAAYTTETNEGLFDHRMYVLENENDNPLEGSWMERGQIRTEWESFALDATTFEHNGSRYYVWAQKDPNIGGNSNLYISKMSNPWTLTGSQTMISMPEYDWEIIGYKVNEGAAFLRKGNRVFLSYSASATDFNYCMGLLEADADADLLDATSWRKSQAAVFSTDESISMYGPGHNSFTVSEDDEETLFVFHARTYKNIIGDPLYDPNRHTFVTELLWTADGRPDFRGSVAALARSLQ; this is encoded by the coding sequence ATGGAAATCCAACAACGAGCGTCACACGACATTCAACCATTAATTGAACAGAGAGCTGATCCTTTTATTTACAGACATTCGGATGGTTATTATTACTTCGTAGCATCCGTTCCGGAGTATGATCGGATTGAAATCCGTAGAGCCCAGAACCTTGAGAAGCTTGTTACATCAACTCCTGTAGTGATCTGGAGAAAGCGCGAGAATGGTATCCTTAGTGCCAATATTTGGGCACCCGAACTGCATTTTATTGATAACAAATGGTACGTGTATTTCGCTGCCGCATACACGACGGAAACGAATGAAGGCTTGTTCGACCATCGGATGTACGTGCTAGAGAATGAAAATGACAATCCGCTCGAAGGCAGTTGGATGGAAAGAGGGCAGATTCGTACCGAATGGGAAAGCTTCGCCCTCGATGCCACTACCTTTGAGCATAATGGCAGCCGTTATTACGTATGGGCACAAAAGGATCCGAACATCGGAGGTAACTCTAATCTGTATATATCTAAAATGAGCAATCCGTGGACGCTGACTGGGTCGCAAACGATGATTTCGATGCCGGAATATGACTGGGAAATCATTGGTTATAAAGTGAACGAAGGCGCGGCATTTCTTCGCAAGGGTAATCGGGTATTCCTCTCTTACTCGGCTAGCGCCACCGATTTCAATTATTGCATGGGCCTACTTGAAGCAGATGCGGATGCTGATTTGCTCGATGCCACCTCATGGCGCAAGTCTCAAGCAGCGGTTTTCTCTACAGATGAGAGTATCTCAATGTATGGTCCCGGTCATAATTCCTTCACGGTGTCAGAGGACGACGAAGAGACGCTATTTGTGTTTCACGCAAGAACGTACAAGAACATTATAGGAGATCCGCTGTACGATCCGAATCGCCATACATTTGTGACGGAGCTTTTGTGGACGGCTGACGGCAGACCCGATTTCCGCGGTTCTGTTGCAGCACTTGCACGTTCTTTACAATGA